Proteins from a single region of Methanotorris igneus Kol 5:
- a CDS encoding nucleotide sugar dehydrogenase, translating to MKISVVGTGYVGLIQSVGLAEFGFEVVGIDIDETKVKQLNKGKSPLYEEGLEELLKKHVNKNLTFTTSYEPIKDSDVVFLCVGTPQDNEGNADLRFLFSAVEKMKDYLDEKYRVIVIKSTVPVGTNRKVKEFLKGYNVDVVSNPEFLREGIAVYDFFNPERIVLGFEDLSNKKPIEIMETVYKYFKEKNVPFIITNWETSELIKYASNAFLATKISFINELAKLSDKVGADIKTISYAMGLDKRIGDKFLNAGIGYGGSCFHPDEILFVDFGDGLECMTFKELFDKLSKDNKRCVKVLSVNKNLKLDLVNLKLITKRDYSDDLIVLKTSMGREIKITKDHPVVVLSGDKIQVKLAENIKEGDEVILPTGEFGNNDVITIDVLEEIKNTPLIEKTFLNNKNMVLNEFENIRTYLSNKYIHDVKKSGTVKAKDMLPIRSILNKYNYNSNRLFTVRSKSTTIPSKIKIDGDFARLIGYYLAEGWISEDGKKNGAIRKRIGFSFGAHEKEHINDVKNILNKLGIKYIEKIRNGSHSIIISSKLLAYIFEEVLKCGNNCYNKQIPPQIFNSPSDIKWEFLKGILRGDGCIVKLNNNKNLVIEYGTVSKKLANSLLLLLQSLGIVASLKRCYNNKSTTLTYIIRINGLNQVKKIGELFGDKWSNYKKITDRYKRNIKPIGYKKFDNYVSLKVKSVEREYYDGEVYSVETDNNLLISSYGLLIHNCFPKDVKALIKQFENNNIEPILIKATDKVNEEQIKWFFEKIKGYYGNLNGKTFAVLGLAFKPNTDDLRESRAIKLIDMLLDSGAIVKGFDYVEKARENTINMYKLNKSKVFYGYNLYVLDDLYEAVKDVDGIIIATEYDYNKEDWKKIGNLVKEKVIFDGRNVLDVKKVKKLGFKYYGVGRR from the coding sequence ATGAAAATTTCAGTTGTAGGGACTGGTTATGTTGGTTTAATTCAAAGTGTTGGATTGGCAGAGTTTGGTTTTGAAGTTGTGGGGATAGATATTGATGAAACAAAGGTAAAGCAGTTAAATAAAGGAAAATCTCCATTGTATGAAGAAGGTTTAGAAGAGCTTTTAAAAAAGCATGTAAATAAAAATTTAACTTTTACTACATCTTATGAACCAATAAAAGATTCAGACGTTGTTTTTTTATGTGTTGGGACTCCACAGGATAATGAAGGAAATGCAGATTTAAGATTTCTGTTTTCTGCTGTTGAAAAAATGAAAGATTATTTGGATGAAAAATATAGGGTTATCGTTATAAAGTCTACTGTTCCTGTAGGAACTAATAGAAAGGTTAAAGAATTTTTGAAGGGTTATAATGTTGATGTTGTGTCAAACCCTGAGTTTTTGAGGGAGGGAATTGCAGTTTATGACTTCTTCAATCCAGAGAGAATAGTTTTAGGGTTTGAAGATCTAAGTAATAAAAAACCAATTGAAATTATGGAAACTGTCTATAAGTATTTTAAAGAGAAAAATGTTCCTTTTATAATAACCAATTGGGAAACATCAGAATTGATAAAGTATGCTTCAAATGCTTTCTTAGCAACAAAAATATCTTTTATAAATGAGTTGGCAAAGTTATCTGATAAAGTAGGGGCAGATATAAAAACAATAAGCTATGCTATGGGTTTGGATAAGAGGATAGGAGATAAATTTTTAAATGCGGGAATAGGCTATGGTGGAAGCTGTTTCCATCCTGATGAAATACTATTTGTGGATTTTGGAGATGGATTGGAGTGTATGACATTTAAAGAACTATTTGATAAGCTAAGTAAAGATAATAAAAGATGTGTAAAAGTATTATCTGTCAATAAAAATTTAAAATTGGATTTAGTAAATCTAAAATTAATAACAAAGAGAGATTACTCTGATGATTTAATTGTTTTAAAAACATCAATGGGAAGAGAAATAAAAATAACAAAAGACCATCCCGTTGTTGTATTGAGTGGGGATAAAATACAAGTTAAATTAGCGGAAAATATTAAGGAGGGGGATGAAGTAATACTACCTACTGGAGAATTTGGGAATAATGATGTAATTACAATAGATGTTTTAGAGGAAATAAAAAATACTCCATTAATTGAAAAAACATTTTTAAATAATAAAAATATGGTGTTAAATGAATTTGAGAATATAAGAACTTATCTATCAAATAAATACATTCACGATGTAAAGAAAAGTGGAACCGTAAAAGCAAAGGATATGCTACCGATAAGAAGCATATTAAATAAATATAATTATAATTCAAATAGATTATTTACTGTTAGAAGCAAATCTACAACAATTCCATCTAAGATTAAAATAGATGGCGATTTTGCCAGGTTAATAGGGTATTATTTAGCAGAAGGTTGGATTTCAGAGGATGGTAAAAAAAATGGTGCTATTAGAAAAAGGATTGGTTTTTCATTCGGAGCTCATGAGAAAGAACATATCAACGATGTTAAAAATATATTGAATAAATTGGGTATAAAATATATTGAAAAAATTAGAAATGGTTCTCACTCTATAATAATATCTTCAAAATTATTGGCATATATCTTCGAAGAAGTATTAAAATGTGGAAATAATTGTTATAACAAGCAAATACCGCCACAAATATTTAATTCACCATCAGATATTAAATGGGAATTTTTAAAAGGTATTTTAAGAGGAGATGGTTGCATTGTTAAATTAAATAATAACAAAAATTTAGTTATTGAATATGGAACGGTTAGTAAAAAATTGGCAAATTCTTTGTTATTGCTATTGCAATCACTTGGTATAGTTGCATCATTAAAAAGATGCTACAATAACAAAAGCACAACATTAACATACATTATAAGAATAAATGGATTAAACCAGGTTAAAAAAATCGGAGAATTATTTGGGGACAAATGGAGTAATTACAAGAAAATTACAGATAGATACAAGAGAAATATAAAACCTATTGGTTATAAAAAATTTGATAATTATGTTTCATTAAAGGTTAAATCCGTTGAAAGAGAGTATTACGATGGAGAGGTATATAGTGTAGAAACAGATAATAATTTGTTAATATCATCTTATGGATTACTAATTCACAACTGCTTCCCTAAGGATGTTAAAGCTTTAATAAAACAGTTTGAAAACAACAATATAGAGCCAATATTAATAAAAGCTACTGATAAGGTTAATGAGGAGCAAATAAAATGGTTCTTTGAGAAGATTAAAGGTTATTATGGAAATTTAAATGGAAAGACCTTTGCAGTTTTAGGATTGGCATTTAAACCAAATACTGATGATTTGAGGGAGAGTAGGGCAATAAAACTAATAGATATGCTTTTAGATAGTGGAGCAATTGTAAAAGGGTTTGACTATGTGGAGAAGGCAAGAGAAAATACCATCAATATGTATAAGTTAAACAAATCCAAAGTATTTTATGGATATAACCTATATGTGTTGGACGATTTATATGAGGCAGTTAAAGATGTTGATGGAATAATAATAGCAACAGAATATGACTATAATAAAGAAGACTGGAAAAAAATAGGGAATTTGGTTAAGGAAAAAGTTATATTTGATGGAAGGAACGTTTTAGATGTTAAAAAGGTTAAAAAATTGGGCTTTAAATACTATGGGGTTGGTAGGAGATGA
- a CDS encoding NAD-dependent epimerase/dehydratase family protein — protein MKYKNILVTGSAGFIGFHLSKYLLENYDDVNVIGIDNLNNYYNPMLKEKRNEILKNYENYHFIKLDFSDWDSLVENLKDREIDLIVHLGAQAGVRYSLENPWTYIKSNDMGTLNIFELARKLDIEKVVYASSSSVYGGNKKIPFSEDDRVDNPISLYAATKRSNELMAYTYHHLYGIKMIGLRFFTVYGEYGRPDMAFWKFTKNILLGKPIEVYNYGKMERDFTYISDIVDGIIKSIDKNFDYEIFNLGNDNPTNLEYAISLIEKYLGKKAIKDYKPIQPGDVERTWADLTKSRKLLGYDPKVRIEEGLKRFCEWFLKNKDWTLKI, from the coding sequence ATGAAGTATAAAAATATATTAGTTACTGGAAGTGCAGGCTTTATAGGATTTCATTTAAGTAAATACTTATTAGAAAATTATGATGATGTAAATGTTATAGGAATAGACAACTTAAACAACTACTATAATCCAATGTTAAAAGAGAAAAGAAATGAAATTTTAAAGAATTATGAAAATTATCACTTTATAAAATTAGATTTTTCAGATTGGGATAGTTTAGTTGAAAATTTAAAAGATAGAGAAATTGATTTAATTGTTCATTTGGGAGCCCAGGCTGGTGTTAGATATTCTTTGGAAAATCCTTGGACTTATATAAAGAGTAATGATATGGGAACTTTAAACATCTTTGAGCTTGCAAGGAAGTTAGATATTGAGAAAGTTGTTTATGCTTCATCTTCCTCTGTTTATGGAGGGAATAAAAAAATTCCTTTTTCTGAAGACGATAGAGTTGATAATCCAATCTCGTTATATGCTGCAACAAAAAGAAGTAATGAGTTAATGGCCTATACGTATCATCATTTATACGGCATTAAGATGATTGGTTTGAGGTTCTTTACTGTTTATGGTGAATATGGAAGGCCAGATATGGCATTTTGGAAATTTACAAAAAATATTCTCTTAGGAAAGCCTATTGAAGTTTATAATTATGGAAAGATGGAGAGAGATTTCACCTATATATCTGATATAGTTGATGGAATAATAAAAAGTATAGATAAAAATTTTGACTATGAAATATTCAACTTAGGAAATGATAATCCTACAAATTTAGAATATGCTATTTCTTTAATAGAGAAATACTTAGGGAAGAAAGCTATCAAAGATTATAAACCTATTCAGCCAGGAGATGTTGAGAGAACTTGGGCTGATTTAACAAAAAGTAGAAAGCTCTTAGGATATGATCCAAAGGTTAGGATAGAGGAAGGTTTAAAAAGATTTTGTGAGTGGTTTTTGAAAAATAAAGATTGGACCTTAAAAATTTAG
- a CDS encoding ATP-binding protein yields the protein MDLFNREKEINEIMSIIESEPNFIYFLYGPINSGKTALINEIINNRLDKDKYVVFYFDLREIFISKYDDFIEVLFEEYNENKKPVEIIKGLIKDTPLLFGVPVPKNTLEELLNKKTTKNVFRYITNILLEIKKSGKIPIIILDELQKIGDLKINGFLIYELFNYFISLTKHKHLCHVFCLSSDSLFIEKVYSEAILNGRAKYLLVDDFDKETAIKFMDFLSKRILNKKLSNEEKELIYSYVGGKSIDIIYIIQELKNKNLEEILDYLLKDAIQKLDMFLEILNYSKPKIEIGNEIIELKKEDIINALRLFKEKYMINKKEIPTPVYMYLVKKNILFLNPVEGTLRPQSFLIWNGIKRLI from the coding sequence ATGGACCTCTTTAATAGAGAAAAAGAAATAAATGAAATAATGTCCATCATAGAAAGTGAGCCAAATTTTATTTATTTTCTTTACGGCCCTATAAATAGTGGAAAAACAGCTTTAATAAACGAAATAATTAATAATAGATTAGATAAAGATAAATATGTAGTGTTTTATTTTGATTTGAGAGAGATTTTTATCTCTAAATATGATGATTTTATTGAAGTTTTGTTTGAGGAATATAATGAAAATAAAAAGCCAGTTGAAATAATAAAAGGTCTAATTAAAGATACTCCATTGTTATTTGGTGTTCCAGTTCCAAAGAATACTTTGGAAGAGTTATTAAATAAAAAAACCACCAAAAATGTTTTTAGATATATAACTAACATACTATTAGAAATTAAAAAATCTGGAAAGATACCGATAATTATTTTAGATGAACTTCAAAAGATTGGAGATCTAAAGATTAACGGCTTTCTTATCTATGAGTTATTTAACTATTTTATCAGCTTAACAAAGCATAAACACCTATGCCATGTATTTTGTTTATCTTCTGATAGCTTGTTTATAGAGAAGGTTTATAGCGAAGCAATACTAAATGGAAGAGCTAAATATCTTTTGGTCGATGATTTTGATAAAGAGACGGCAATAAAGTTTATGGATTTTTTATCTAAAAGAATTTTAAATAAAAAGCTTTCTAATGAAGAGAAAGAGCTAATTTATAGCTATGTAGGAGGGAAGTCAATTGATATAATTTATATAATTCAAGAGCTCAAAAATAAAAACTTAGAGGAAATTTTGGATTATTTACTTAAAGATGCTATTCAAAAGTTGGATATGTTCTTAGAAATTTTAAATTACTCTAAACCAAAAATAGAGATTGGAAATGAAATTATAGAGTTGAAAAAAGAAGACATAATTAATGCATTAAGATTATTTAAAGAGAAATATATGATAAATAAAAAGGAAATTCCAACGCCTGTTTATATGTATTTGGTTAAGAAGAATATCTTATTTTTAAACCCTGTTGAAGGAACTTTAAGACCACAGAGTTTTTTAATCTGGAATGGGATAAAGAGATTGATTTAA
- a CDS encoding ATP-binding protein, with protein MNLFNREKEMKEILSIIEFEPNFIYFIYGPINSGKTALINEIINNRLDKDKYVVFYINLRRYFISKYGDFVEVLFKEYEENKKPIELVKGLIKDTPMLFGIPIPKNTLETLLSKKEEKNIFDYITNILLEIKEDGKQPIIILDELQKIGDLKINGFLIYELFNYFISLTKELHLCHVFCLSSDSLFIEKVYSEAILNGRAKYLLVDDFDKETAIKFMDFLSERVLDKKLSNEEKELIYSYAGGKPVDIIYVIQKLKDKNLKEVLNYLLNDVKQKLKYFLEDVKEEDEKLYKEVLEALKIFKESYEVEDITIDKKVREFLVKGNILFLDPIEGILRPQSFLVWNAIKILI; from the coding sequence ATGAACCTCTTTAATAGAGAAAAAGAAATGAAAGAGATTCTGTCAATTATTGAATTTGAGCCGAATTTTATTTATTTTATTTATGGCCCTATAAATAGTGGAAAAACGGCTTTAATTAATGAGATAATTAATAATAGATTGGATAAAGATAAGTATGTAGTGTTTTACATAAATCTAAGAAGATATTTTATCTCAAAGTATGGTGATTTTGTTGAAGTTTTGTTTAAAGAATATGAGGAGAATAAAAAACCTATAGAGTTAGTTAAAGGCCTAATTAAAGATACTCCTATGTTATTTGGAATTCCAATTCCTAAAAATACTTTGGAAACTTTGTTATCTAAAAAAGAAGAGAAGAATATATTTGATTACATAACTAACATTTTATTAGAAATTAAAGAAGATGGAAAACAGCCAATAATTATTTTAGACGAGCTTCAAAAGATTGGAGATCTAAAGATTAACGGCTTCCTAATTTATGAACTATTTAATTACTTTATAAGCCTAACCAAAGAACTGCACTTATGCCACGTATTCTGCCTAAGTTCAGATAGCTTATTCATTGAGAAAGTTTATAGCGAAGCAATATTAAATGGAAGAGCTAAGTACCTCTTAGTCGATGACTTTGATAAAGAGACGGCAATAAAGTTTATGGATTTTTTATCTGAAAGGGTTTTGGATAAAAAGCTTTCTAATGAAGAAAAAGAGCTAATCTACTCCTATGCTGGAGGAAAGCCAGTTGATATAATTTATGTGATTCAAAAGCTTAAGGATAAAAATCTAAAAGAGGTTTTAAACTACCTCTTAAATGATGTGAAGCAAAAACTAAAATACTTCTTAGAGGACGTTAAGGAGGAAGATGAAAAGCTTTATAAAGAAGTCTTAGAAGCTTTAAAAATATTTAAAGAAAGCTATGAGGTTGAAGATATAACAATAGATAAAAAAGTTAGAGAGTTTTTAGTTAAG